GTCGACGCTACGACCATGGGTGATGCGATGTTTGGGAGAATATGTATGAAAATAATCCTAAAAGAGCCTGCACCCTTTACCTTAATCGATTGTACAAAATCAAATTCCTTTACTTGCATAAAACCACTGCGGATGATTCTCGCAAACGTAGGAATGCCCATAATTCCTAACGCGAGAATGGTGTTTTGCATACCTACGCTAAAAACCGAAACGAGCATGATCGCAAATAAAATGCCAGGTATCGCTAAAATTGAATCGACTATGCGCATGAATACTTCATCGATCCATCCTCCAAAATAGCCTGCGATTGCACCGATGATAAAGCCGATGCTTAAAGCAATCGTGATTGAGGTAAAGCCGATATAAAAGGCTGTTTTTGAGCCATCTAATATACGGGAGAAAATATCTCTGCCAAAATTGTCTGTTCCGAACGGATGCTCCCATGACGGAGGCTGTAGTGCTTTTTCGGGAAACATTTGATTTGGATCATAGGATGTCCAAAATAAACTAACCACCATCATTAAAAATAATGCCCCTACAAGGAAAGCTCCTATATAGAGGGTCACGTTCCTCTGTCGTTGCATCATGTCACACCTATCCTCTAATTCTTGGATCAATTACTTGATACATTAAATCAACAATGAAATTCATCACGATCACAATAAGAGAAATGATCAATATTAACGATTGAATTAATGGAAAGTCACGACTGTCTATGGACGTCGTTAGCAGGCTGCCTAAACCTTGCAGTGCAAACACGTTCTCAATAATAATGCTTCCACCTAACGTATCAGCCGTAATCAAACCTAAAATGGTCAGCACCGGAAGTAATGCATTTCGCAATACGTGACCGTACACAATTTCATTGGACGATAGACCTTTCACTTTCGCCGTCCGGACGTAATCTTGCTTTGCTTGATCTAATACAGAGTTCTTCAAATAGCGAATGACGATGGCGATGTTGCCGATCGCAATGGCGAGAGATGGGAGAAATAGCGACTTAACAGCGCCCCAAAAGCTCTCCGACCAAGGCACATATCCGTGCGTAGGGAACAGCCCCAATTGCACAGCAAAGAGCCAGATCAAGATAAATCCGATCCAAAACGATGGTGTGGAAATACCAATTTGCGTCAAGATGGATAAAGCGACAGAATGTAGCTTGCCGTCTTCTTTTGCGATAAAAATCCCTAAAGGTATACCTATCAATACTGTTAACATGAGGGAAAACATCGCTAATGAAAAGGATACGGGCATCCGATCTTGAAGGATATCGGTAACAGGCTGGCGGTATTTGTACGACTCGCCAAAATCTCCTTGAAAAACGCCTTTAATCCAATCGAAATATTGAACATAGAGGGGCTGATTTAGCCCCAATTGTTCTTCTAATATTTTAATTTGCTGCTCATCCGCATCGATACCTAAGATGGCTTGTGCGGGACTACCAGGCAAAATGTTAAACATAAAGAATATCAGTAATGACACGATGAATATCGTTGTACAGAAGGATAAGAGCTTCTTTAGTAACAGCGTCGCCACTCGAACATCCTCCCTTTATTCGTCAATCGTAAGATCTTCTAAATTAAACTTTTGCATTGGGTATAACTTTAATCCAGAAAGGCCTTTTCTCATTGCCGTCACGCGGTCTGGATCAAGCAAAAATACACTTGCTGCATCTTCTGTCAGAATTCTTTGCGCTTCCTTATAGTAGTCAGCTCTCTTCGTCTCATCAACTTCTAGCGTCGCGTTTTCAATCGCTTGGTTATAGGCTGGATTATTGTAATGAATAAAGTTACGTGAATACCCGTCCACAAAGCGGATTAAAATATCATACGGATCAATCTTCCCGGTAAATCCAATCAGTGTTGATTCATGATCAAATTGTGTATAAACTCTATCCAGCCACGTGCTCCACTCAATTGGCTCGATAATGACATTGACATTGATTTGTTTTAATTGCTCAGCAATCATTTGCGCTGTATCTGTATACATCGCGCGGTGAGAAGGCGCCGTTAATGTAAGATCAAAGCCTTCCGGATACCCGGCTTCGGCCAATAATTCCTTCGCCCCTGCAATATCTAGATCATAGTAGCCTTCGACGCTATCTTCGTAATAAACCGGCATGGCAGGGCTGAAATTTGAATCAATCCTTGTCGCATTTCCTTGGAAGACGGTATCAATGATCTGTTGTTTATCGATCGCCATATTGATCGCTTGACGAACTTTCACATCGTTCAAAGGCTCTACCTGATGGTTCAAGCCGAGGATGACAGACATGTTTTGTGGACCTGAAATGGTTGTGATTTTATCGCCAAGCTGCATTACACCTTGCTCAGAAATCGCCGGAATAATATCGATTTCGCCAGACTGCATCGCTAAGATCGCCGTTTCTTCATCTGGAAGGATGACGAAGCGTGCTTCTTTCACTTCTGGAACCTTGTCTTCC
The nucleotide sequence above comes from Litoribacterium kuwaitense. Encoded proteins:
- a CDS encoding ABC transporter permease yields the protein MMQRQRNVTLYIGAFLVGALFLMMVVSLFWTSYDPNQMFPEKALQPPSWEHPFGTDNFGRDIFSRILDGSKTAFYIGFTSITIALSIGFIIGAIAGYFGGWIDEVFMRIVDSILAIPGILFAIMLVSVFSVGMQNTILALGIMGIPTFARIIRSGFMQVKEFDFVQSIKVKGAGSFRIIFIHILPNIASPMVVASTLFFSSAILAESGLSYLGLGVQPPDPSWGRMLNEAQPFMMNAPWYIFITGIFITLLVLGFNLLGDGLRELSDKKK
- a CDS encoding ABC transporter permease encodes the protein MATLLLKKLLSFCTTIFIVSLLIFFMFNILPGSPAQAILGIDADEQQIKILEEQLGLNQPLYVQYFDWIKGVFQGDFGESYKYRQPVTDILQDRMPVSFSLAMFSLMLTVLIGIPLGIFIAKEDGKLHSVALSILTQIGISTPSFWIGFILIWLFAVQLGLFPTHGYVPWSESFWGAVKSLFLPSLAIAIGNIAIVIRYLKNSVLDQAKQDYVRTAKVKGLSSNEIVYGHVLRNALLPVLTILGLITADTLGGSIIIENVFALQGLGSLLTTSIDSRDFPLIQSLILIISLIVIVMNFIVDLMYQVIDPRIRG
- a CDS encoding ABC transporter substrate-binding protein, producing MKKILQMSFLALLFVIVLSACNSAPEESTNSSNTSGNTNESANSKSAEESAEDAVVRIAMSSELDSLDPHQSSGTDTGSMMNNVFDGLLDTNEAGELVPNIAKEYEVSEDNLTYTFKLVENAIFHNGEPVTAKDVVYSYSKLAGLDTGEPLSDKWAMVEKVEALGDYEVAITLDKIDSGFLARTISPIIPEGYTDQATHPIGAGPFKFVEYKIGQELVLERFDEYYMEDKVPEVKEARFVILPDEETAILAMQSGEIDIIPAISEQGVMQLGDKITTISGPQNMSVILGLNHQVEPLNDVKVRQAINMAIDKQQIIDTVFQGNATRIDSNFSPAMPVYYEDSVEGYYDLDIAGAKELLAEAGYPEGFDLTLTAPSHRAMYTDTAQMIAEQLKQINVNVIIEPIEWSTWLDRVYTQFDHESTLIGFTGKIDPYDILIRFVDGYSRNFIHYNNPAYNQAIENATLEVDETKRADYYKEAQRILTEDAASVFLLDPDRVTAMRKGLSGLKLYPMQKFNLEDLTIDE